The Pyramidobacter porci genome includes a window with the following:
- a CDS encoding cob(I)yrinic acid a,c-diamide adenosyltransferase: protein MLERGFVQVYTGNGKGKTTAALGLALRMAGNGGRVFFGQFMKGRLYGEHRALSALPQIDVQTFGGPRCLRREEVTEKDREMARRGLEISRQAMLSGRYDLVVLDEINVTLWFGLLSDEAVKTFLDERPGETELLLTGRYAPQWLIERADLVTEMKPIKHYYDSGVMARDGIER from the coding sequence ATGCTCGAACGCGGCTTCGTGCAAGTCTATACGGGCAACGGCAAGGGCAAAACCACGGCGGCGCTGGGGCTCGCCCTCCGCATGGCCGGGAACGGCGGGCGCGTTTTCTTCGGGCAGTTCATGAAAGGGCGGCTTTATGGCGAGCATCGCGCCCTCTCGGCGCTGCCGCAGATCGACGTGCAGACGTTCGGCGGTCCCCGCTGCCTTCGCCGTGAAGAAGTCACCGAGAAAGACCGGGAAATGGCGCGGCGGGGATTGGAAATCTCCCGGCAGGCCATGCTCTCCGGGCGGTACGATCTGGTTGTGCTCGATGAGATCAACGTGACGCTGTGGTTCGGGTTACTCTCCGACGAAGCGGTAAAAACTTTTTTGGATGAACGTCCCGGAGAAACGGAGCTGCTTTTGACGGGGCGCTATGCGCCTCAATGGCTCATTGAACGCGCCGACCTCGTGACCGAAATGAAGCCGATCAAGCACTACTACGACAGCGGGGTGATGGCTCGCGATGGAATTGAGCGTTGA